One window of the Triticum dicoccoides isolate Atlit2015 ecotype Zavitan chromosome 3B, WEW_v2.0, whole genome shotgun sequence genome contains the following:
- the LOC119279532 gene encoding uncharacterized protein LOC119279532 has product MTSVAPEASDSLLEVLRGASMGEEHHTLMSAVIQKVRSAKRGLTEACTSLLTGFEAVLLAAAAWTTEVAGLERDLKQAEEELGLTKRQLEENKGAATEVAALKKALSEAEGKAAMEALSGL; this is encoded by the exons atgacctccgttgCGCCAGAGGCGTCAGATagtttgctggaagtgcttcgcggcgcttccatgggtgaagagcaccatactcttatgagtgcggtgattcagaaggttcggtctgccaaaagaggattgaccgaagcctgcaccagcctcctgacaggctttgag gcggtgctgcttgccgctgctgcctggACAACAGAGGTCGCCGGACTCGAACGGGACCTGAagcaggccgaagaggagctcggcctcacgaagaggcagctcgaagagaacaaag GGgccgcgaccgaagtggcggctctgaagaaagcgctatccgaggccgaaggtaAGGCAGCCATGGAGgcattgagc
- the LOC119275974 gene encoding uncharacterized protein LOC119275974 — translation MQGYTKTITPKARILDLHHSDEASVGVAVFAKDSHNDGKVQVCAVGASITCSTACQSNSLARALTMCASESGHSACSHKSSYWQPGIFGNKEIDATLRVRSLLFRTGSGCSKVGVDGECWKTLKGRMMGMPMAIWQTWRKQMQF, via the exons ATGCAAGGATATACTAAAACTATCACACCAAAGGCGAGGATCCTTGATCTCCACCATAGCGATGAAGCGAGTGTCGGAGTCGCCGTCTTCGCCAAGGATAGTCACAATGACGGAAAG GTCCAGGTCTGCGCGGTTGGGGCGTCAATCACGTGTTCAACGGCATGTCAGAGCAACTCTCTGGCCAGAGCCCTGACTATGTGCGCTTCAG AGTCTGGCCACAGCGCCTGTTCACATAAATCATCATATTGGCAGCCGGGAATATTTGGAAACAAAGAAATAGATGCTACTTTGAGGGTACGAAGCCTTCTGTTCAGGACTGGCTCAGGATGTTCAAAG GTGGGTGTGGATGGAGAATGTTGGAAGACATTAAAAGGTAGGATGATGGGAATGCCTATGGCAATTTGGCAAACTTGGAGAAAACAGATGCAATTTTGA